The following coding sequences lie in one Synechococcus sp. PCC 7336 genomic window:
- a CDS encoding DUF3368 domain-containing protein has protein sequence MGNHWVVNASPIISLTEIDRVHLLHDLSDEVVIPQGVADEINLGGYVDGAVTWLQQAGQAFIQAAPAIDTRVASWDLGLGESQVLSWVINHTGYEAIIDDLAARKAAKILQIPVRGTLAIVVLAKQRGYISSAKQDLENLVQVGLRISPAVLAQALALAEE, from the coding sequence GTGGGTAACCACTGGGTGGTGAATGCCTCCCCCATCATTAGCCTGACCGAGATTGACCGGGTTCACTTACTGCATGACCTCTCTGATGAAGTGGTGATTCCTCAAGGCGTTGCGGATGAAATCAACTTGGGCGGATACGTAGATGGTGCCGTGACGTGGCTCCAGCAAGCAGGCCAAGCCTTCATTCAGGCGGCTCCAGCAATTGACACCAGGGTTGCCAGTTGGGATCTGGGATTAGGAGAAAGCCAGGTGTTATCTTGGGTCATCAATCATACTGGATATGAAGCCATTATCGATGACCTGGCCGCACGGAAAGCCGCCAAGATTCTCCAGATTCCCGTCCGGGGGACGTTGGCGATCGTCGTCCTTGCCAAACAGAGGGGATACATTTCATCAGCCAAGCAGGATTTAGAAAACCTTGTCCAGGTCGGTTTACGCATCAGCCCCGCCGTCCTCGCGCAAGCCTTGGCCCTAGCCGAAGAATAA
- a CDS encoding type IIL restriction-modification enzyme MmeI, with the protein MNAVEIEEAVSKLAEAPFDSEAFPFAFLEAFGNKPTTLKRLKSKRSSSNQSDLPDGVLQRNNIHLKVCPEGEVTATLTALRESPATTKYKAKFILATDGKSFEAENLADGETVACDYSDFPDHFGFFLLLAGITTVEQIRENAFDIKATGRLNRLYCELLKENPNWDTEDRRQDLNHFMARLIFCFFAEDTNIFHSNGLFTATVEQMSARDSSNTHEVLSELFRAMSTPIEAREAAQVRNWANGFPYVNGGLFSGGVDVPRFSKIARSYLLHVGNLDWTKINPDIFGSMIQAVADEKERGALGMHYTSVPNILKVLNPLFLDDLRAQLEAAGDNSRKLLNLRKRMARIRVFDPACGSGNFLVIAYKEMRAIAAEIDQRQGELNRRSEIPLTNFRGIEIRHFSCADMYDPKRMDTEFPLVREAHDRNDEVLERIYIGRRFKNDTERLEKLFELYTKMTA; encoded by the coding sequence ATGAATGCAGTCGAAATCGAAGAAGCCGTTTCAAAGCTCGCTGAAGCCCCCTTCGACTCAGAGGCGTTCCCCTTTGCATTCCTCGAAGCCTTCGGCAACAAGCCGACGACCCTCAAGCGGCTCAAAAGCAAACGCAGTAGCTCGAACCAATCCGATCTGCCAGACGGCGTACTCCAGCGTAACAATATCCACCTGAAGGTTTGCCCGGAAGGGGAGGTAACCGCCACCCTCACAGCTTTGCGAGAGAGTCCAGCCACCACCAAATACAAGGCCAAGTTCATCCTCGCTACGGACGGCAAAAGTTTTGAGGCGGAAAACCTGGCCGATGGCGAGACGGTAGCCTGCGACTATTCCGACTTTCCCGACCACTTCGGTTTTTTCTTGCTGCTGGCGGGCATTACGACGGTCGAGCAGATCCGCGAGAATGCCTTTGACATTAAGGCAACGGGTCGCCTCAATCGCCTCTACTGCGAGCTGCTGAAGGAGAATCCAAACTGGGACACGGAGGATCGCCGGCAGGATCTGAACCACTTTATGGCCCGACTGATCTTCTGCTTCTTCGCTGAGGATACGAATATCTTTCACAGCAATGGCCTCTTTACGGCCACCGTCGAGCAGATGAGCGCGCGCGATTCCTCGAATACCCACGAGGTGCTATCCGAGCTATTTCGGGCGATGAGTACCCCGATCGAGGCGCGGGAGGCTGCCCAGGTCCGCAATTGGGCCAATGGGTTTCCCTATGTAAATGGGGGGCTCTTTTCTGGCGGTGTGGATGTGCCCCGCTTTAGCAAGATTGCTCGCTCTTACCTGCTGCATGTGGGCAATCTCGACTGGACGAAAATCAACCCGGATATTTTCGGGTCGATGATTCAGGCGGTGGCGGATGAGAAGGAGCGCGGTGCTCTGGGGATGCACTACACCAGCGTGCCTAATATTCTGAAGGTGCTGAACCCACTTTTTTTGGATGACCTGCGTGCCCAGCTAGAGGCAGCAGGGGACAACTCGCGCAAGCTGCTGAATCTGCGGAAACGCATGGCCCGCATTCGGGTGTTTGACCCGGCCTGTGGGTCGGGGAATTTTTTGGTGATTGCCTACAAGGAGATGCGGGCGATCGCAGCGGAAATCGACCAGCGCCAGGGAGAACTCAATCGCAGATCCGAGATTCCCCTGACCAACTTTCGCGGCATCGAAATTCGCCATTTTTCCTGTGCTGACATGTACGATCCAAAACGCATGGACACCGAGTTCCCGTTGGTCCGCGAAGCCCACGATCGCAACGACGAAGTGCTCGAACGCATCTACATCGGTCGCCGCTTCAAAAACGACACCGAGCGGCTAGAAAAACTCTTCGAGCTGTATACCAAAATGACTGCATAA
- a CDS encoding UPF0175 family protein: MIQIQLSLPESAFSALRSSPDEFAQELLIAAVVKWYEVGMISQSKAAEIAGISRQAFLQALDRFEVSPFQTTPEDLSEEVRRG; encoded by the coding sequence ATGATTCAGATTCAACTGAGCCTACCCGAAAGTGCCTTCTCCGCTCTCCGCAGCAGCCCCGACGAATTCGCCCAAGAACTACTCATTGCAGCGGTCGTCAAATGGTACGAAGTCGGGATGATTTCCCAGTCTAAAGCGGCTGAAATTGCCGGCATCAGCCGTCAAGCCTTTCTGCAAGCCCTCGATCGCTTTGAAGTTTCCCCCTTTCAGACCACCCCCGAAGACCTGAGCGAGGAAGTGCGCCGTGGGTAA
- a CDS encoding HEPN domain-containing protein — translation MTDEQRELLLKAQQSLEAAKLLLANYYPDYATSRAYYTMFYIAEAFLEGD, via the coding sequence ATGACTGACGAGCAACGAGAACTCCTGCTCAAAGCTCAGCAAAGTCTAGAAGCGGCAAAACTCCTGCTCGCCAACTATTACCCAGACTATGCCACCTCCCGCGCCTACTACACCATGTTCTACATTGCCGAAGCCTTTCTAGAAGGCGACTGA
- a CDS encoding nucleotidyltransferase domain-containing protein produces MNPILQPILNQLKQDLSALYGDRLRHLTLFGSQARGEEEPESDIDVLVVLRSPVNPGEEIKRTGKIVADLSLHHDVVISCLFMDETHYQTRNSALLRNIRNEGVLL; encoded by the coding sequence ATGAATCCGATTCTTCAACCCATCCTCAACCAGCTTAAACAAGACCTGAGCGCACTCTACGGCGATCGCCTCCGCCACCTTACCCTCTTCGGTTCCCAGGCTCGTGGAGAGGAAGAACCAGAGTCAGATATTGATGTGCTCGTAGTGTTGCGATCGCCTGTCAATCCTGGCGAAGAAATCAAACGCACAGGCAAAATTGTTGCCGATCTTTCTCTTCATCACGATGTGGTGATTAGCTGCCTCTTCATGGACGAAACCCACTACCAAACCCGCAACAGTGCTCTGCTTCGCAATATCCGAAACGAAGGAGTTTTGCTATGA
- a CDS encoding DUF423 domain-containing protein, with product MARLFVLIGAILAGLSVAGGAFGAHALAAQLEENALATFETAARYQMYHALALVAVGLSIYTTGGNGPLMAAGIAFSIGVVFFCGSLYVLSLSGVKILGAVAPMGGLAFMVGWVCLAIASWKLLA from the coding sequence ATGGCTCGCCTATTCGTGCTCATCGGGGCTATTTTGGCCGGGTTGTCGGTGGCAGGAGGAGCTTTCGGCGCTCATGCCCTAGCGGCGCAATTGGAGGAGAACGCCCTAGCTACGTTCGAGACAGCGGCCCGCTATCAGATGTATCATGCCCTGGCCTTAGTCGCTGTCGGGCTATCGATCTATACAACTGGGGGGAATGGGCCTCTGATGGCCGCTGGCATTGCCTTCTCCATCGGTGTTGTCTTCTTTTGCGGCTCTTTATATGTCCTCAGTCTCTCTGGCGTCAAGATCTTGGGGGCGGTAGCACCCATGGGTGGGTTGGCGTTTATGGTGGGCTGGGTCTGTCTGGCGATCGCCAGTTGGAAGCTGCTCGCGTAG